Proteins from one Corvus cornix cornix isolate S_Up_H32 chromosome 19, ASM73873v5, whole genome shotgun sequence genomic window:
- the SLC13A5 gene encoding solute carrier family 13 member 5 isoform X2 yields MLNMAPTCLRPLLRYRSFAILFLTPLLLLPLPLAVPTREAKCAYIIIIMAVYWCTEVIPLAVTSLMPVVFFPLLGVQSSKSVCLQYLNDTNMLFVGGLIVAISVEQWNLHKRIALRVLLILGVKPALLMLGFMIVTAFLSMWISNTATTAMMVPIVQAVLDQMDNTEYDVTMMEQAAGQTNTVIELEEKSTSESTAVHAISNGQVPDDPRSSEEKKMRKRICKGMTLCVCYAASIGGTATLTGTGPNMVLKGQMNQLYPNNNDIVNFASWFGFAFPNMILMLVLAWLWLQCSFMGLNFKKSWGCGTERTAKEKAAYNVLKAEMKKLGPISYAEFNVLLMFVLLVLLWFSRHPGFVKGWATRLFPEGEKYITDSAPAVFIALLLFILPAHKPKFIAWSQSMSDSEQTEEDIKKPFLSAPLLDWNVVQRKMPWSIVLLLGGGFALADASANSGLSAWLGHQMTPLGSIPPWAIATVLSLIIAVFTECTSNVATATLFLPVFSSMAASVKIHPLYVMLPGTLSASFAFMLPVATPPNAIVFSYGHIRVLDMVRSGIVMNIIGVFCVTLAINTWGRPMFDLDTFPTWANSTTNQ; encoded by the exons ATGCTG AACATGGCCCCGACGTGCCTGCGGCCCCTGCTGAGGTACCGCTCCTTCGCCATCCTCTTCCTCacgccgctgctgctgctgccgctgccgctCGCTGTGCCCACGCGG GAGGCCAAATGTGCAtatatcatcatcatcatggCTGTGTACTGGTGCACTGAAGTGATTCCCCTGGCTGTCACCTCCCTCATGCCAGTggtatttttccctctgcttggAGTTCAGAGCTCTAAATCA GTTTGCTTGCAGTACCTAAACGACACAAACATGCTCTTCGTTGGAGGGCTGATTGTTGCAATTTCTGTTGAACAGTGGAATCTTCACAAAAGGATTGCACTGAGGGTCCTTCTGATTCTTGGGGTGAAACCTGCACT ccTCATGCTGGGATTTATGATAGTCACTGCCTTCCTGTCCATGTGGATAAGTAACACAGCTACCACTGCCATGATGGTTCCCATTGTCCAGGCTGTCCTGGATCAAATGGACAACACGGAGTATGATGTGACCATGATGGAACAAGCAGCTGGGCAAACAAATACAGTTATTGAGCTGGAAGAAAAGAGCACATCAGAGTCCACTGCAGTGCATG CCATAAGCAATGGACAAGTCCCTGATGACCCCAGAtcttctgaggaaaagaaaatgaggaagcGTATATGCAAGGGAATGACACTTTGTGTATGCTATGCTGCCAGCATTGGAGGAACTGCAACACTTACTGGAACAGGACCAAACATGGTACTGAAAGGACAGATGAATCA GTTATACCCCAACAATAATGATATTGTGAATTTTGCTTCCTGGTTTGGATTTGCATTCCCAAACATGATCCTGATGTTGGTGCTAGCTTGGCTTTGGTTACAGTGCTCCTTCATGGGACTCAA ctttaaaaaaagctggggctgtgggacagagaGAACTGccaaagaaaaagctgcatACAATGTGCTGAAGGCAGAAATGAAGAAGTTAGGCCCTATCTCTTACGCTGAATTCAATGTCCTCCTTATGTTTGTATTGCTGGTGCTCTTGTGGTTTTCCAGACACCCAGGTTTTGTAAAAGGCTGGGCCACCAGGCTCTTCCCAGAAGGAGAAAA GTATATCACTgattctgctcctgctgtgtttaTTGCCCTGCTACTGTTTATCCTTCCTGCTCATAAGCCCAAATTCATAGCCTGGAGTCAAAGCATGTCTGACTCTGAACAGACTGaagaag atattaaaaagccatttttatcaGCCCCGCTGCTAGACTGGAATGTGGTTCAAAGGAAGATGCCCTGGAgcattgtgctgctgctgggaggaggtTTTGCTTTGGCTGATGCAAGCGCA aaCTCTGGGCTCTCAGCTTGGCTGGGTCATCAAATGACTCCACTGGGATCTATCCCGCCATGGGCCATTGCAACAGTGCTCTCCCTTATTATAGCTGTCTTCACTGAGTGCACCAGTAATGTGGCCACAGCCACCCTCTTCCTGCCTGTCTTTTCGTCCATG GCTGCATCTGTCAAGATCCACCCTTTGTATGTTATGCTGCCTGGTACTCTCAGTGCTTCATTTGCCTTCATGCTACCTGTTGCAACACCACCAAATGCAATAGTGTTTTCTTACGGCCACATCCGTGTTTTGGATATG gtTAGATCTGGAATAGTGATGAACATCATTGGAGTCTTCTGTGTCACACTGGCCATCAACACATGGGGAAGACCTATGTTTGACCTGGACACATTCCCAACCTGGGCAAACAGCACAACAAATCAGTGA
- the SLC13A5 gene encoding solute carrier family 13 member 5 isoform X1, with the protein MRSNMAPTCLRPLLRYRSFAILFLTPLLLLPLPLAVPTREAKCAYIIIIMAVYWCTEVIPLAVTSLMPVVFFPLLGVQSSKSVCLQYLNDTNMLFVGGLIVAISVEQWNLHKRIALRVLLILGVKPALLMLGFMIVTAFLSMWISNTATTAMMVPIVQAVLDQMDNTEYDVTMMEQAAGQTNTVIELEEKSTSESTAVHAISNGQVPDDPRSSEEKKMRKRICKGMTLCVCYAASIGGTATLTGTGPNMVLKGQMNQLYPNNNDIVNFASWFGFAFPNMILMLVLAWLWLQCSFMGLNFKKSWGCGTERTAKEKAAYNVLKAEMKKLGPISYAEFNVLLMFVLLVLLWFSRHPGFVKGWATRLFPEGEKYITDSAPAVFIALLLFILPAHKPKFIAWSQSMSDSEQTEEDIKKPFLSAPLLDWNVVQRKMPWSIVLLLGGGFALADASANSGLSAWLGHQMTPLGSIPPWAIATVLSLIIAVFTECTSNVATATLFLPVFSSMAASVKIHPLYVMLPGTLSASFAFMLPVATPPNAIVFSYGHIRVLDMVRSGIVMNIIGVFCVTLAINTWGRPMFDLDTFPTWANSTTNQ; encoded by the exons ATGCGCTCT AACATGGCCCCGACGTGCCTGCGGCCCCTGCTGAGGTACCGCTCCTTCGCCATCCTCTTCCTCacgccgctgctgctgctgccgctgccgctCGCTGTGCCCACGCGG GAGGCCAAATGTGCAtatatcatcatcatcatggCTGTGTACTGGTGCACTGAAGTGATTCCCCTGGCTGTCACCTCCCTCATGCCAGTggtatttttccctctgcttggAGTTCAGAGCTCTAAATCA GTTTGCTTGCAGTACCTAAACGACACAAACATGCTCTTCGTTGGAGGGCTGATTGTTGCAATTTCTGTTGAACAGTGGAATCTTCACAAAAGGATTGCACTGAGGGTCCTTCTGATTCTTGGGGTGAAACCTGCACT ccTCATGCTGGGATTTATGATAGTCACTGCCTTCCTGTCCATGTGGATAAGTAACACAGCTACCACTGCCATGATGGTTCCCATTGTCCAGGCTGTCCTGGATCAAATGGACAACACGGAGTATGATGTGACCATGATGGAACAAGCAGCTGGGCAAACAAATACAGTTATTGAGCTGGAAGAAAAGAGCACATCAGAGTCCACTGCAGTGCATG CCATAAGCAATGGACAAGTCCCTGATGACCCCAGAtcttctgaggaaaagaaaatgaggaagcGTATATGCAAGGGAATGACACTTTGTGTATGCTATGCTGCCAGCATTGGAGGAACTGCAACACTTACTGGAACAGGACCAAACATGGTACTGAAAGGACAGATGAATCA GTTATACCCCAACAATAATGATATTGTGAATTTTGCTTCCTGGTTTGGATTTGCATTCCCAAACATGATCCTGATGTTGGTGCTAGCTTGGCTTTGGTTACAGTGCTCCTTCATGGGACTCAA ctttaaaaaaagctggggctgtgggacagagaGAACTGccaaagaaaaagctgcatACAATGTGCTGAAGGCAGAAATGAAGAAGTTAGGCCCTATCTCTTACGCTGAATTCAATGTCCTCCTTATGTTTGTATTGCTGGTGCTCTTGTGGTTTTCCAGACACCCAGGTTTTGTAAAAGGCTGGGCCACCAGGCTCTTCCCAGAAGGAGAAAA GTATATCACTgattctgctcctgctgtgtttaTTGCCCTGCTACTGTTTATCCTTCCTGCTCATAAGCCCAAATTCATAGCCTGGAGTCAAAGCATGTCTGACTCTGAACAGACTGaagaag atattaaaaagccatttttatcaGCCCCGCTGCTAGACTGGAATGTGGTTCAAAGGAAGATGCCCTGGAgcattgtgctgctgctgggaggaggtTTTGCTTTGGCTGATGCAAGCGCA aaCTCTGGGCTCTCAGCTTGGCTGGGTCATCAAATGACTCCACTGGGATCTATCCCGCCATGGGCCATTGCAACAGTGCTCTCCCTTATTATAGCTGTCTTCACTGAGTGCACCAGTAATGTGGCCACAGCCACCCTCTTCCTGCCTGTCTTTTCGTCCATG GCTGCATCTGTCAAGATCCACCCTTTGTATGTTATGCTGCCTGGTACTCTCAGTGCTTCATTTGCCTTCATGCTACCTGTTGCAACACCACCAAATGCAATAGTGTTTTCTTACGGCCACATCCGTGTTTTGGATATG gtTAGATCTGGAATAGTGATGAACATCATTGGAGTCTTCTGTGTCACACTGGCCATCAACACATGGGGAAGACCTATGTTTGACCTGGACACATTCCCAACCTGGGCAAACAGCACAACAAATCAGTGA
- the SLC13A5 gene encoding solute carrier family 13 member 5 isoform X3 encodes MAPTCLRPLLRYRSFAILFLTPLLLLPLPLAVPTREAKCAYIIIIMAVYWCTEVIPLAVTSLMPVVFFPLLGVQSSKSVCLQYLNDTNMLFVGGLIVAISVEQWNLHKRIALRVLLILGVKPALLMLGFMIVTAFLSMWISNTATTAMMVPIVQAVLDQMDNTEYDVTMMEQAAGQTNTVIELEEKSTSESTAVHAISNGQVPDDPRSSEEKKMRKRICKGMTLCVCYAASIGGTATLTGTGPNMVLKGQMNQLYPNNNDIVNFASWFGFAFPNMILMLVLAWLWLQCSFMGLNFKKSWGCGTERTAKEKAAYNVLKAEMKKLGPISYAEFNVLLMFVLLVLLWFSRHPGFVKGWATRLFPEGEKYITDSAPAVFIALLLFILPAHKPKFIAWSQSMSDSEQTEEDIKKPFLSAPLLDWNVVQRKMPWSIVLLLGGGFALADASANSGLSAWLGHQMTPLGSIPPWAIATVLSLIIAVFTECTSNVATATLFLPVFSSMAASVKIHPLYVMLPGTLSASFAFMLPVATPPNAIVFSYGHIRVLDMVRSGIVMNIIGVFCVTLAINTWGRPMFDLDTFPTWANSTTNQ; translated from the exons ATGGCCCCGACGTGCCTGCGGCCCCTGCTGAGGTACCGCTCCTTCGCCATCCTCTTCCTCacgccgctgctgctgctgccgctgccgctCGCTGTGCCCACGCGG GAGGCCAAATGTGCAtatatcatcatcatcatggCTGTGTACTGGTGCACTGAAGTGATTCCCCTGGCTGTCACCTCCCTCATGCCAGTggtatttttccctctgcttggAGTTCAGAGCTCTAAATCA GTTTGCTTGCAGTACCTAAACGACACAAACATGCTCTTCGTTGGAGGGCTGATTGTTGCAATTTCTGTTGAACAGTGGAATCTTCACAAAAGGATTGCACTGAGGGTCCTTCTGATTCTTGGGGTGAAACCTGCACT ccTCATGCTGGGATTTATGATAGTCACTGCCTTCCTGTCCATGTGGATAAGTAACACAGCTACCACTGCCATGATGGTTCCCATTGTCCAGGCTGTCCTGGATCAAATGGACAACACGGAGTATGATGTGACCATGATGGAACAAGCAGCTGGGCAAACAAATACAGTTATTGAGCTGGAAGAAAAGAGCACATCAGAGTCCACTGCAGTGCATG CCATAAGCAATGGACAAGTCCCTGATGACCCCAGAtcttctgaggaaaagaaaatgaggaagcGTATATGCAAGGGAATGACACTTTGTGTATGCTATGCTGCCAGCATTGGAGGAACTGCAACACTTACTGGAACAGGACCAAACATGGTACTGAAAGGACAGATGAATCA GTTATACCCCAACAATAATGATATTGTGAATTTTGCTTCCTGGTTTGGATTTGCATTCCCAAACATGATCCTGATGTTGGTGCTAGCTTGGCTTTGGTTACAGTGCTCCTTCATGGGACTCAA ctttaaaaaaagctggggctgtgggacagagaGAACTGccaaagaaaaagctgcatACAATGTGCTGAAGGCAGAAATGAAGAAGTTAGGCCCTATCTCTTACGCTGAATTCAATGTCCTCCTTATGTTTGTATTGCTGGTGCTCTTGTGGTTTTCCAGACACCCAGGTTTTGTAAAAGGCTGGGCCACCAGGCTCTTCCCAGAAGGAGAAAA GTATATCACTgattctgctcctgctgtgtttaTTGCCCTGCTACTGTTTATCCTTCCTGCTCATAAGCCCAAATTCATAGCCTGGAGTCAAAGCATGTCTGACTCTGAACAGACTGaagaag atattaaaaagccatttttatcaGCCCCGCTGCTAGACTGGAATGTGGTTCAAAGGAAGATGCCCTGGAgcattgtgctgctgctgggaggaggtTTTGCTTTGGCTGATGCAAGCGCA aaCTCTGGGCTCTCAGCTTGGCTGGGTCATCAAATGACTCCACTGGGATCTATCCCGCCATGGGCCATTGCAACAGTGCTCTCCCTTATTATAGCTGTCTTCACTGAGTGCACCAGTAATGTGGCCACAGCCACCCTCTTCCTGCCTGTCTTTTCGTCCATG GCTGCATCTGTCAAGATCCACCCTTTGTATGTTATGCTGCCTGGTACTCTCAGTGCTTCATTTGCCTTCATGCTACCTGTTGCAACACCACCAAATGCAATAGTGTTTTCTTACGGCCACATCCGTGTTTTGGATATG gtTAGATCTGGAATAGTGATGAACATCATTGGAGTCTTCTGTGTCACACTGGCCATCAACACATGGGGAAGACCTATGTTTGACCTGGACACATTCCCAACCTGGGCAAACAGCACAACAAATCAGTGA